The following are encoded together in the Arcticibacterium luteifluviistationis genome:
- the dgoD gene encoding galactonate dehydratase produces the protein MSRRKVLSSLGLAGAMAIPGTSFAKPEPKVFKEDRTAVKITRLETFLIKPRWVFLKIHTDAGVIGLGEPLLEGRAETIQTAIKEIEPYLIGKDPRAVTHHWQAIYRQSFYKGGPILTSALSGIDHALWDIKGKLLNVPVYELLGGPTRDRVRIYGRASTPEQMKKRVAEGYTVIKTGVSKDRPARAVENPAFIKKAVENFAALREAGGDGMDIGIDFHGSIPPQTAKILIRELEPYQPMFIEEPCQPQNIDVLADIARSTYLPIATGERIFTKWGFREILEKGAASILQPDMCHAGGISEVKVIAGMAEAYYAQIAPHNPMGPISLATGLQLAASIPNFLVQEQVSLGEGYLKTPFKLEKDGHLMIPTGPGLGVELDEDKISDKLDHDWKSPETYDAFDGSVVDW, from the coding sequence ATGTCAAGAAGAAAGGTTTTATCTTCCTTAGGACTAGCTGGAGCAATGGCGATTCCAGGAACGAGTTTTGCAAAACCAGAGCCAAAGGTTTTTAAAGAAGACAGAACTGCTGTTAAAATAACAAGGCTTGAGACTTTTTTAATAAAGCCAAGATGGGTCTTTTTAAAGATTCATACAGATGCAGGTGTGATAGGTTTAGGTGAGCCATTATTAGAAGGAAGGGCAGAAACTATTCAAACCGCAATTAAAGAAATAGAACCTTATTTGATTGGAAAAGACCCAAGAGCAGTGACGCACCATTGGCAGGCTATTTACAGGCAATCCTTTTATAAAGGAGGCCCTATTCTTACCAGTGCTTTAAGTGGGATAGACCACGCCCTTTGGGATATAAAAGGTAAGCTTCTGAATGTTCCTGTTTACGAATTATTAGGAGGACCTACTAGAGATAGAGTACGAATTTACGGAAGGGCGAGTACTCCAGAACAAATGAAAAAAAGAGTGGCAGAAGGCTACACGGTTATAAAAACTGGAGTTTCAAAAGATAGACCTGCAAGGGCTGTTGAGAATCCGGCATTCATCAAAAAAGCGGTTGAAAACTTTGCTGCCTTGAGAGAGGCAGGAGGCGATGGAATGGATATTGGAATTGATTTCCATGGTAGTATTCCTCCCCAAACGGCTAAAATACTTATTAGAGAGTTGGAGCCATATCAACCAATGTTTATTGAAGAACCATGTCAACCACAAAACATAGATGTGTTGGCAGATATAGCTAGGAGCACGTATTTGCCTATTGCTACAGGGGAAAGGATTTTTACAAAATGGGGCTTTAGAGAGATTTTGGAAAAAGGAGCGGCTAGTATTTTACAGCCAGATATGTGTCATGCAGGAGGTATTTCCGAAGTGAAAGTTATAGCAGGTATGGCAGAAGCTTACTATGCTCAAATAGCACCTCATAACCCTATGGGACCTATTTCTTTGGCTACAGGCTTGCAGTTGGCAGCAAGTATTCCTAACTTTTTGGTTCAAGAGCAAGTTTCTTTGGGCGAAGGCTATTTGAAGACGCCATTTAAATTAGAAAAAGATGGACATTTGATGATTCCAACTGGTCCTGGTTTAGGTGTTGAATTAGATGAAGACAAAATTTCAGATAAACTTGATCATGATTGGAAAAGTCCAGAAACTTATGACGCATTTGATGGCTCAGTAGTTGACTGGTAA
- a CDS encoding Kelch repeat-containing protein: MRKFQPFSRIIYILGIFLLVGCVKPKTENWQWSTLSVSGEPVARHEAGLVAHDSKIYLLGGRRINETSVFDPATNSWASKSKTPLELHHFQPVSYGNAIYMVGAMTGKWPNEKPLDKVIIYYPEEDRYEFGHTIPKDRRRGGAGAVVYNDKIYVVGGITNGHMDGSKAWLDAYDPKTGEWEVLEDAPNARDHFQAIGVKDKLYAFGGRNSSRRTGEDMSRTIEHGNIYDFKTKKWQAVTSDLAIPTQRAGSFTFAHNEFVITGGGEQAGMDLAQNEVEAFNTLTETWEKWPSFNRGRHGTGFAVVGDYVYTASGCGKPGGEPELKSVERLPLPKKAAFMSARGVIKKTVYTNFNTVTLSFKGPETSENAADNPFLNYRLLAEFKHKETNKVIRGFYAADGNAAETSAEAGATWNVRFTPDKVGDWSYTATLQKGENIALNNDASVGETISITNAKGTFIVVPTDKDEADFRGKGRLVADEGYFKFEGTDKYWMKVGTNSPENLLGYGDFDGTFRISAEASEGEATASDELHKYANHEKDWKLGDPTWQNGKGKSIIGAMNYLSSKGMNTVYFLTMNILGDGKDVWPYVNEKDFTRFDVSKLEQWQILFDHMQSKGLLLHVVVQETENETMLDGGDTGPMRKLYFNELIARFGHNLGLVWNLGEENGPASWSPVGQNDAQRKAMAKYLKENDPYNHPVLLHTHSEDPLRAEILKDIVGYEFVDGLSLQQAERTETAEVIEHWKKEAKEKNHEWLITMDEIGKWHTGAVMDEENPGHDSLRHYVLWGSLMSGAAGVEWYFGAKHPQNDLTSEDWRKRDQLWELSNHARVFFENYIPYWDMSPNHHLVNQEEGYCFSKTNEVYAVYLPNKGEAKIDLSAAEGNFSIQWYDPLKGGELQESGLKTVKGGSVQNLGTSPNNAEQDWVVLIKKVNN, translated from the coding sequence ATGAGGAAATTTCAACCTTTCAGTCGTATTATTTACATTTTGGGTATATTTTTGCTAGTGGGCTGTGTGAAGCCTAAAACGGAAAATTGGCAGTGGAGTACATTATCAGTTAGCGGAGAACCAGTAGCTCGTCATGAAGCGGGTTTAGTGGCTCATGATTCTAAAATATACTTATTGGGTGGAAGAAGAATAAACGAAACTTCAGTATTTGATCCTGCTACAAACTCTTGGGCATCTAAATCTAAGACACCTTTAGAATTACATCATTTTCAGCCAGTAAGTTATGGTAATGCCATTTATATGGTAGGAGCTATGACTGGAAAATGGCCAAACGAAAAGCCGCTAGATAAAGTGATAATTTATTACCCAGAAGAAGACCGATATGAGTTTGGACATACTATTCCGAAAGATAGAAGAAGAGGTGGTGCTGGAGCTGTAGTTTATAATGACAAAATTTATGTAGTAGGCGGAATTACCAATGGGCATATGGATGGCTCAAAAGCTTGGCTAGATGCTTACGATCCTAAAACAGGAGAGTGGGAAGTATTGGAAGATGCCCCTAACGCCAGAGACCATTTTCAGGCTATAGGTGTTAAAGACAAACTATATGCGTTTGGCGGAAGAAATAGCTCTAGAAGAACTGGTGAAGACATGTCGAGAACTATTGAGCATGGAAATATTTATGATTTCAAAACTAAGAAATGGCAGGCAGTAACTAGTGATTTGGCTATACCAACCCAAAGGGCAGGTAGCTTTACGTTTGCACATAATGAATTTGTGATAACTGGTGGTGGAGAGCAAGCAGGAATGGATCTTGCCCAAAATGAAGTAGAGGCATTTAATACCCTTACCGAAACATGGGAAAAATGGCCTTCATTTAATAGAGGAAGGCATGGTACTGGTTTTGCCGTAGTTGGAGATTATGTCTATACGGCATCTGGTTGCGGAAAGCCAGGGGGAGAGCCAGAGCTGAAGTCGGTAGAGCGTTTACCTTTGCCTAAGAAAGCCGCTTTTATGTCAGCCAGAGGCGTTATAAAAAAAACTGTTTATACCAACTTCAATACAGTTACACTTTCTTTCAAAGGACCAGAAACTTCTGAGAATGCAGCTGATAACCCATTTTTGAATTATAGACTTTTAGCGGAATTCAAGCATAAAGAGACTAATAAAGTTATTAGAGGTTTTTATGCAGCTGATGGAAATGCAGCAGAAACCAGTGCAGAGGCTGGGGCAACATGGAATGTTAGATTTACGCCGGATAAAGTAGGTGATTGGAGTTACACAGCAACTTTACAAAAAGGAGAAAACATCGCTTTAAATAATGATGCCAGTGTAGGAGAAACTATTTCTATCACCAATGCCAAAGGGACGTTTATCGTAGTGCCAACGGATAAAGATGAAGCCGATTTTCGAGGTAAAGGACGTTTAGTGGCAGATGAAGGCTATTTCAAATTTGAGGGTACAGATAAGTATTGGATGAAAGTAGGGACGAATAGCCCAGAGAACCTTTTAGGTTATGGTGATTTTGATGGGACATTTAGGATTTCTGCAGAAGCTAGTGAAGGAGAAGCTACAGCCTCTGATGAGCTGCATAAATATGCAAATCATGAAAAAGACTGGAAATTGGGAGACCCTACTTGGCAAAATGGAAAAGGAAAGTCAATCATTGGTGCGATGAATTATTTGTCTTCTAAAGGAATGAACACGGTGTACTTTTTAACCATGAACATTCTAGGAGATGGAAAAGATGTATGGCCTTATGTGAATGAAAAAGATTTTACGAGGTTTGATGTGAGTAAGCTGGAGCAGTGGCAAATTCTATTTGACCATATGCAGTCAAAAGGATTACTGCTTCATGTGGTAGTACAAGAGACCGAAAATGAGACCATGTTAGATGGTGGAGATACTGGCCCTATGAGGAAGTTATATTTCAATGAACTGATTGCAAGGTTTGGTCATAACTTAGGTCTTGTATGGAATTTAGGCGAAGAAAATGGTCCTGCGAGTTGGTCGCCTGTTGGTCAAAACGATGCTCAGAGAAAAGCAATGGCCAAGTATTTAAAGGAAAATGACCCTTATAATCATCCAGTTTTATTACATACACATTCTGAAGACCCTTTAAGGGCAGAGATTTTAAAAGATATAGTAGGATATGAATTTGTAGATGGTCTATCTCTTCAGCAGGCTGAGCGTACAGAAACAGCGGAGGTAATAGAGCACTGGAAAAAGGAAGCAAAAGAAAAGAATCACGAATGGCTAATAACCATGGATGAGATAGGGAAGTGGCACACTGGAGCTGTAATGGATGAGGAAAACCCTGGACATGATTCGTTACGTCATTATGTGCTATGGGGTTCATTAATGTCTGGTGCAGCTGGTGTGGAGTGGTATTTTGGAGCGAAGCACCCTCAAAACGACCTTACTTCTGAAGATTGGAGAAAAAGAGACCAACTATGGGAGCTTTCTAATCACGCTAGAGTCTTTTTTGAAAACTATATTCCTTACTGGGATATGAGCCCAAATCATCATTTGGTAAATCAGGAAGAGGGGTATTGTTTCAGTAAAACAAATGAAGTTTATGCTGTTTATCTTCCGAACAAAGGGGAAGCCAAAATAGACCTATCAGCAGCCGAAGGGAACTTTAGTATTCAGTGGTACGATCCACTAAAAGGTGGAGAGCTTCAAGAAAGTGGTTTGAAGACTGTAAAAGGAGGCTCTGTACAAAACTTAGGTACTTCGCCTAATAATGCCGAGCAGGATTGGGTAGTGTTAATTAAGAAGGTAAATAATTAA
- a CDS encoding T9SS type A sorting domain-containing protein, which yields MNFFYIVIITLMGNVVFAQSGIKALVGADGRSKVVTDVSFKGRIANKNLAGSDAKSYVFVKQDSVIGENQIELKVDFPDSLNIKDIRSVDVWCRPRKVDFRYSKFIKFSHKALNQDGRYLITNIGGLRPNTTFDIRVTVLLDKAQDFFEIGNITFQTKKENPKRRKMLLIIDKELEYDSEILRALNEYQVDVNNTDDLILFERIFIDNSFRAKYMLSEKIKKEYFDNTQALRYLFFIGSNASSVIHRKYLNPDNSVIGSYRDLSINFYAQVNTSGVIFDSKTERIEETSYRYYLFDGIPFDDIGNSVIQSNSYDLAYGCILPDPSQNKRKLILDYFEKLHRYKNLDLTFGKSVLFADTQHNDGEYPELLEDLSNRWEQNDTVNVNKKLEFGENGFGSYPYWKNDFLDKLTTKSYEVCYYMGHGSPTSHYFGITPETINQLSSLNTMIFDFNSCSVGNFSYNNYLGGKYFEKGNTLFVKAYTVPVGFVVYNNVSPLLDGFKEGEVYSDLKEGKYISDCYLFGSTGISSGVHLGDPLLRLNPIRFENVYLSDSLLCSGSQLEVIPKLNSKINFGLKYLFEISDKNGENFTPLSEEYIDSTNRILIPEGLEYGSKYKVKVVDRSGVVSPIISKQFTIMAKPEVDISLIESQDYFLLNSNIEAGNQWFYEGVEITGENKPNYIPDKAGRYWANVSIGGCSVVSKDTLLVEVQKPVLELLGTNPFCEGEDVTLVAPEGYKTYLWYDEINGDTIRNTSNYLKIGSSGMFKVYTSRGEIMSEPSEVIDLGTKPKPIKPTLIYSNGYLISDVNNNLEWFHNDSVIKDSTNYTLGGLTNGTYSVSTEENGCVSCSEPFAIVINADNFSSEMSWASVYPNPSRGEFYVEVEKGTVDWNSKIYDILGKEMSEVKRSRLVNNRERISLNVANGMYVIHVIAKDGVSVFKVLIE from the coding sequence TTGAATTTTTTCTATATAGTTATTATTACTTTGATGGGTAATGTGGTCTTTGCTCAGAGCGGGATTAAAGCTTTGGTTGGTGCGGATGGTAGGAGTAAAGTAGTAACTGATGTCTCTTTTAAAGGGCGTATAGCCAATAAAAATTTAGCTGGTTCAGACGCCAAGTCATATGTTTTCGTAAAGCAAGATTCCGTTATTGGAGAAAACCAGATTGAGCTTAAGGTTGACTTTCCTGACAGTCTTAATATTAAAGACATTCGTTCTGTAGACGTTTGGTGTAGGCCAAGGAAAGTAGATTTTAGATATTCTAAATTTATTAAATTCTCTCATAAAGCTTTAAACCAGGATGGAAGGTATTTGATAACAAATATTGGAGGTTTAAGACCAAACACGACTTTTGATATAAGGGTAACCGTTCTTTTGGATAAAGCCCAAGATTTTTTTGAGATTGGGAATATTACTTTTCAAACGAAAAAGGAAAACCCCAAAAGGAGAAAAATGCTCCTAATAATTGATAAAGAATTAGAATATGATAGTGAGATTTTGAGAGCATTGAACGAATATCAAGTCGATGTAAATAATACTGATGATCTTATTCTTTTCGAGAGGATATTTATTGATAACTCATTCAGGGCTAAATACATGCTTTCTGAGAAAATTAAAAAAGAGTATTTTGACAATACGCAAGCCTTAAGGTACTTGTTCTTTATCGGCAGTAATGCTTCTTCTGTAATTCACAGGAAATATCTAAACCCTGATAATTCGGTAATTGGTTCTTATCGCGATTTAAGCATTAATTTCTACGCTCAGGTTAATACTTCAGGCGTTATTTTTGATTCTAAAACTGAGCGGATAGAGGAAACTTCTTATCGTTATTATTTATTTGATGGTATTCCGTTTGATGATATTGGAAATTCAGTTATTCAATCGAATTCTTACGATTTGGCTTATGGATGTATATTGCCCGATCCAAGTCAAAATAAGAGAAAACTTATTCTAGATTATTTTGAAAAACTGCATAGATATAAAAACTTGGATTTAACGTTTGGGAAATCTGTTTTGTTTGCTGATACCCAGCACAATGATGGTGAGTATCCAGAGCTATTGGAAGACCTTAGTAATCGTTGGGAGCAAAACGATACTGTAAATGTTAATAAAAAACTAGAGTTTGGGGAAAATGGATTTGGTAGTTATCCTTATTGGAAAAATGATTTTTTGGATAAATTAACAACCAAGTCGTATGAGGTTTGTTATTATATGGGCCATGGAAGTCCTACTTCACATTATTTTGGAATAACTCCTGAAACCATCAATCAATTGAGCTCACTGAATACAATGATCTTTGATTTTAATTCATGTTCTGTAGGTAATTTTAGTTATAATAATTATTTAGGAGGAAAGTATTTTGAAAAAGGGAACACGCTATTTGTAAAGGCGTATACTGTTCCTGTAGGTTTTGTAGTCTATAACAATGTATCACCTTTATTAGATGGTTTTAAGGAAGGTGAAGTTTATTCAGACCTAAAAGAAGGAAAATATATTAGTGATTGTTATTTGTTTGGGTCTACGGGTATAAGCTCTGGCGTTCATCTAGGTGACCCACTTTTAAGATTAAATCCTATTCGCTTTGAAAATGTTTATTTATCTGATAGTCTTTTATGTTCTGGTTCTCAACTTGAAGTAATTCCTAAGTTGAACTCAAAGATAAATTTTGGTCTAAAATATTTGTTCGAAATATCTGATAAAAATGGAGAGAATTTTACACCTCTTTCGGAGGAGTATATTGATTCAACGAATCGGATTTTAATTCCGGAAGGTTTAGAATATGGTTCAAAATACAAAGTGAAGGTAGTTGATAGGAGTGGTGTTGTTTCTCCTATCATTAGCAAGCAATTTACAATCATGGCTAAACCAGAAGTTGATATTTCATTGATAGAATCTCAAGATTACTTTTTGTTAAATTCGAATATCGAGGCTGGGAATCAATGGTTTTATGAAGGGGTGGAAATTACTGGTGAAAATAAGCCTAATTACATACCAGATAAAGCTGGTAGGTATTGGGCTAATGTTAGTATAGGAGGTTGTTCGGTGGTGTCAAAAGACACATTATTAGTAGAAGTTCAAAAACCAGTATTAGAACTATTAGGAACAAACCCTTTTTGTGAGGGCGAGGATGTTACTCTTGTAGCTCCTGAAGGATATAAAACATATCTTTGGTATGATGAAATTAATGGTGATACCATTAGAAACACTTCTAATTATCTAAAAATAGGAAGTTCTGGGATGTTCAAAGTTTATACTTCCAGAGGTGAAATCATGAGTGAACCATCTGAAGTCATAGATTTAGGGACTAAGCCAAAGCCAATTAAGCCCACATTGATCTATAGTAATGGATATTTAATATCCGATGTCAACAATAATTTAGAATGGTTTCATAATGATTCTGTAATTAAAGATTCCACAAACTATACCTTGGGTGGATTAACAAATGGCACATATTCTGTGAGTACAGAAGAGAACGGGTGTGTATCTTGTTCTGAACCTTTTGCAATAGTAATAAATGCTGATAATTTTTCTAGCGAAATGTCTTGGGCAAGTGTTTATCCCAATCCAAGTAGAGGCGAATTTTACGTTGAAGTAGAGAAGGGAACGGTAGACTGGAATTCGAAAATTTATGATATTCTAGGCAAAGAAATGTCGGAGGTTAAGCGTTCCAGGTTGGTTAATAATAGGGAGCGTATTAGTTTAAATGTGGCAAACGGTATGTATGTTATTCATGTCATTGCAAAAGATGGCGTGTCTGTTTTTAAAGTATTGATAGAATAA
- a CDS encoding GntR family transcriptional regulator produces MIEHSDLSKLAYHELKNRIIKGELETGQKLIQEKIATELGISRMPLHKALQMLEDEFLVEAVPRKGYIVREHKLKDKIDAFECREVLEGLAARKVASKPNHEEIADKLASFFKPYIEKKEIDAETYRKADRDFHNTICELSKNTVLQKMDAMANYLQMTFTYGLLRTPQETLPEHLGIIEAIREGNEEKAEILMREHAAITINKLKKELSEQEL; encoded by the coding sequence ATGATAGAACACTCCGATTTAAGCAAGCTAGCTTACCATGAGCTAAAAAACAGGATAATAAAGGGTGAACTAGAAACTGGTCAAAAGTTAATTCAAGAAAAAATTGCTACTGAACTAGGTATAAGTAGGATGCCCCTACATAAAGCCCTTCAAATGCTAGAAGATGAATTTTTAGTAGAGGCCGTACCCAGAAAAGGATACATAGTAAGGGAGCATAAATTAAAAGACAAAATTGATGCTTTTGAATGCCGTGAAGTGCTAGAAGGCTTAGCAGCCAGAAAGGTAGCAAGTAAGCCAAATCATGAAGAAATAGCAGATAAACTAGCCTCTTTCTTCAAACCGTATATTGAGAAAAAAGAAATAGATGCGGAAACCTATCGTAAAGCTGATCGTGATTTCCACAACACCATTTGCGAGTTAAGCAAGAACACCGTTTTACAAAAAATGGATGCCATGGCAAATTACTTGCAAATGACTTTCACTTATGGATTATTAAGAACTCCACAAGAAACATTGCCTGAACATTTGGGTATTATTGAGGCTATCAGAGAAGGAAATGAGGAAAAAGCAGAAATACTTATGCGTGAACATGCCGCTATCACTATCAATAAACTAAAAAAGGAACTAAGCGAACAGGAGCTTTAG
- a CDS encoding 3-keto-disaccharide hydrolase: MKKLIVFLFCLVQMSCVAQTADSSTENWQQLFNGKNLDGWDIKIRGHELNDNYNQTFQVKNGNIVVNYDAYDDFNKQYGHLFYNGDFGYYKIATEYRFIGEQAPKGEGWAFRNSGIMIHGQPAESMGLGQDFPISIEVQLLGGYDDKKPRTNCNLCTPGTTVWYEGKFDQRHCISSSIQAAPLNEWVKVEVEVYGDSLIRHWVNGEVAMEYTKPAFGGGVVSGFDPQFKSDGNPLSHGSISLQSESHPVEFRKVELLNLEGCMNPEAKNYKSYYVKSNEAACEL, from the coding sequence ATGAAAAAACTAATAGTCTTTCTTTTCTGTCTTGTTCAAATGAGTTGTGTAGCTCAAACAGCTGATTCTTCTACTGAAAATTGGCAGCAATTATTTAATGGTAAGAACCTAGACGGCTGGGATATTAAAATCCGTGGGCACGAGTTAAATGATAATTATAACCAGACATTTCAGGTTAAGAACGGGAATATTGTAGTCAACTATGATGCCTACGACGATTTCAATAAGCAGTATGGACACCTATTTTATAATGGAGATTTTGGCTATTATAAAATAGCAACAGAGTATAGATTTATTGGAGAGCAAGCACCAAAAGGAGAAGGTTGGGCTTTTAGAAATAGTGGTATTATGATTCATGGCCAGCCAGCAGAAAGTATGGGTCTTGGACAAGATTTTCCAATATCTATTGAGGTACAGTTATTAGGTGGTTATGATGATAAAAAGCCTAGAACAAATTGTAATTTATGTACGCCAGGCACCACGGTTTGGTATGAAGGCAAGTTTGACCAAAGACACTGCATAAGTTCGAGTATTCAAGCTGCTCCATTAAACGAATGGGTAAAAGTGGAGGTTGAGGTTTATGGAGATTCATTAATTCGTCATTGGGTAAATGGCGAAGTAGCCATGGAATATACTAAGCCAGCTTTTGGTGGAGGTGTGGTTAGTGGTTTTGACCCACAGTTCAAATCAGACGGAAATCCTTTAAGTCATGGTTCTATATCCTTACAAAGTGAAAGTCATCCTGTAGAATTTAGAAAAGTAGAGTTGCTGAATTTGGAAGGCTGTATGAATCCTGAAGCAAAGAATTATAAGTCTTACTATGTGAAAAGTAATGAGGCTGCTTGTGAACTTTGA